The following are encoded together in the Nodosilinea sp. PGN35 genome:
- a CDS encoding cyanoexosortase B system-associated protein, with protein sequence MTSQPNASSLPNRWVNLALVAVLAALAGIAILPAYLNGQWPWVNSPQVAQIEQLRALQTEGLALPGWRQTTVEPVLINRQTWTLVEYRADAPETQAAPVQQFALLLHPQPWHSNQPQLEWIDLAGAQNWRIESRRRLKVTSPGTEPVTARFFRAWGDGRRPTPGHRQSFAVVQWYAMPHGGQTSPGDWFWANQWSQLTQRQLTPWVAVCLLLPTPPLGAIDDFQPLAAELTGQIQQQLTATVLN encoded by the coding sequence ATGACCTCTCAGCCCAATGCCTCAAGTCTGCCCAACCGCTGGGTCAACCTGGCTCTGGTGGCCGTGCTTGCCGCCCTGGCGGGAATCGCTATCTTACCCGCCTACTTGAACGGCCAGTGGCCCTGGGTCAACTCCCCCCAGGTGGCCCAGATCGAGCAGCTCCGCGCCCTGCAAACAGAGGGGCTGGCCCTGCCCGGTTGGCGGCAGACCACCGTTGAACCCGTCCTTATCAACCGTCAAACCTGGACACTGGTTGAATACCGAGCAGATGCCCCTGAGACCCAGGCGGCCCCGGTACAGCAGTTTGCGCTGCTGCTGCATCCCCAGCCCTGGCACAGCAACCAGCCTCAGCTGGAGTGGATCGATCTGGCCGGGGCTCAAAACTGGCGCATTGAGTCGCGGCGACGACTGAAGGTAACATCCCCCGGTACTGAGCCTGTAACAGCAAGGTTTTTTCGGGCCTGGGGCGATGGTCGCAGGCCGACCCCAGGCCATCGCCAGAGCTTTGCCGTCGTGCAGTGGTACGCCATGCCCCACGGCGGGCAGACTTCTCCCGGCGACTGGTTTTGGGCCAACCAGTGGTCGCAGCTCACCCAGCGCCAGCTCACCCCCTGGGTCGCAGTCTGTCTACTGCTGCCAACCCCGCCGCTGGGGGCAATAGACGACTTCCAACCCCTGGCAGCAGAGCTGACCGGGCAAATCCAGCAGCAGTTGACCGCTACGGTATTGAACTGA
- a CDS encoding ABC transporter ATP-binding protein: MLKLANLCKRYASKPVLQNLSLSLQPGEIYGLLGPNGAGKTTTINIICGLLKADSGTVTIGDRPAGEATKAWVGVMPQSNLLYGSLTCSDNLFFFGRLYGLSRQDCRRRVEVCLESVNLLDKKHVPVERLSGGMQRRLSMAAAMLHRPKLVILDEPTTGLDIEARQELWQLIRQFKSMGVTVLLTSHLLDEVERLCQRIGILRQGELLAEGTLAELRSRIPAREIVTVETKDPKGAIARARQLGYPHRSYGGDLAFWVPEQLELKDLLDRFDGIPLDSIARSPVRLEHVYLEVTRQG; the protein is encoded by the coding sequence ATGCTAAAACTCGCCAATCTCTGTAAACGCTACGCTTCTAAGCCGGTTTTGCAAAACCTCAGCCTCAGCCTACAGCCGGGGGAAATCTACGGCCTGCTCGGCCCCAACGGGGCCGGTAAAACCACCACCATCAACATTATCTGCGGCCTGCTCAAGGCCGACAGCGGCACGGTCACCATCGGCGATCGCCCCGCCGGAGAGGCCACCAAGGCCTGGGTGGGGGTGATGCCCCAGAGCAACCTGCTCTACGGCAGCCTCACCTGTAGCGACAACCTGTTCTTCTTTGGCCGCCTCTACGGCCTCTCCCGCCAGGACTGTCGGCGGCGGGTCGAGGTCTGCCTGGAGTCGGTCAACCTGCTGGACAAAAAGCACGTTCCCGTCGAGCGCCTCAGCGGCGGCATGCAGCGGCGGCTGAGCATGGCGGCGGCGATGCTGCACCGGCCCAAGCTGGTGATTCTCGACGAGCCCACCACCGGCCTCGACATTGAAGCCCGCCAGGAGCTGTGGCAGCTGATTCGCCAGTTTAAGTCGATGGGAGTAACGGTGCTGCTCACCTCCCACCTGCTCGATGAGGTCGAGCGCCTGTGCCAGCGCATCGGCATTTTGCGCCAGGGCGAGCTGCTGGCGGAGGGCACGCTGGCCGAGCTGCGATCGCGCATTCCCGCCCGAGAGATTGTTACCGTGGAGACAAAGGATCCAAAAGGGGCGATCGCCCGCGCCCGGCAGCTCGGCTACCCCCACCGCAGCTACGGCGGCGACCTGGCCTTTTGGGTGCCTGAGCAGCTCGAACTCAAGGATCTGCTCGATCGTTTCGACGGCATTCCCCTCGACTCCATCGCCCGCAGCCCGGTGAGGCTGGAGCATGTCTATTTGGAGGTGACTCGGCAGGGGTAG
- a CDS encoding MFS transporter produces the protein MEKPAAQSILWGPVWGLALMQGAITLLWVIYNLYLVELLTRLGFSQGLAVGLLVVENLLAMVVEPLMGTFSDQMQHKIGTRLPLVSLGVVLAAGLFVVIPTTLVWGQGALRWGLPLLLVAWALAMAVFRSPALSLLGRYAMGTQLPQAASILTLVGGVSGAMGPLAGQFILGMGPFVAFALGSVVLLVATLALRWAGPRGPIDSAPGDGAAANPTSIPLPWASLGLIFGTGVGVGLGFRLVMTALPATLTQRVPNANIPLVLGALFIALALTAIPAGQLARRLGNRRAMVVGLSAMACLAILVGAIASTAVGMLLAALFGAALSLVSNGTLPFALNMVPPARAGLGTGTYFSGGALAASVGGGLFSNSGLAPTVIALVAALAFLVAGLCVGASGQLSRRVTREV, from the coding sequence ATGGAAAAACCCGCAGCTCAATCGATTCTCTGGGGGCCGGTGTGGGGCCTGGCCTTGATGCAGGGGGCAATCACCCTGCTGTGGGTGATCTACAACCTCTATCTGGTAGAGTTGCTCACCCGGCTGGGGTTTTCCCAGGGGCTGGCCGTGGGCTTGCTGGTGGTTGAAAACCTGCTGGCCATGGTCGTAGAACCGCTGATGGGTACCTTCTCTGACCAGATGCAGCATAAAATTGGCACCCGGCTGCCCCTTGTCAGTCTGGGGGTAGTGCTGGCGGCGGGCCTGTTTGTGGTGATTCCGACGACGCTGGTGTGGGGACAGGGGGCGCTGCGCTGGGGGCTGCCGCTGCTGCTGGTGGCCTGGGCGCTGGCCATGGCGGTGTTTCGCAGCCCGGCGCTGTCGCTGCTGGGGCGCTATGCCATGGGCACCCAGCTACCCCAGGCGGCCAGCATTTTGACCCTGGTGGGCGGGGTGTCGGGGGCCATGGGGCCGCTGGCGGGCCAGTTTATCTTGGGTATGGGGCCGTTTGTGGCCTTTGCCCTGGGGTCGGTGGTGCTGCTGGTGGCCACCCTGGCCCTGCGGTGGGCCGGGCCTCGGGGTCCCATAGACAGCGCCCCAGGGGATGGGGCCGCCGCCAATCCCACCTCGATTCCCCTACCCTGGGCCAGCCTGGGGCTGATCTTCGGTACTGGCGTTGGGGTGGGCCTGGGCTTTCGCCTGGTGATGACCGCGCTGCCAGCGACCCTGACCCAGCGGGTGCCCAATGCCAACATTCCCCTGGTGCTGGGGGCCTTATTCATTGCCCTGGCCCTGACGGCAATTCCGGCGGGGCAGCTAGCCCGCCGCCTGGGCAATCGTCGGGCCATGGTGGTGGGGCTGAGCGCCATGGCCTGCCTGGCCATTTTGGTGGGCGCGATCGCCAGTACGGCGGTAGGAATGCTGCTAGCCGCGCTGTTTGGGGCCGCCCTCAGCCTAGTGTCAAACGGCACCCTGCCCTTTGCCCTCAATATGGTGCCCCCCGCCCGCGCGGGATTGGGGACGGGCACCTACTTTAGCGGCGGTGCCCTGGCCGCCAGCGTGGGGGGTGGCCTGTTTAGCAACAGCGGCCTGGCCCCCACAGTCATTGCCCTGGTAGCTGCCCTGGCGTTTTTGGTGGCGGGGCTATGCGTGGGAGCCAGCGGCCAGCTGAGTCGGCGGGTGACGAGGGAGGTATAA
- a CDS encoding lipid-A-disaccharide synthase — protein MSIDPMTSPAAPPSDILILSNGPGEISTWVRPVVLALREKLAEPSQVRISVVLSPCANASGRETEMARRLPGVDRVQGPEHFFSFLLSCKTAANWDWHPHGVVLFLGGDQIYPVVIGKRLGYRTVIYAEWEARWHRWIDRFGCMTANIVAAAPDEFRSKCEVIGDLMADVQADRQAQQAVGDRLGLRSDHELIGIMPGSKKNKLSVGLPFCLGIAETIHQLRPQTQFVIPVAPMLSLDALAQFADAAQNPDIRLFEGATTAELIETGAALPRLRTPSGLEVLLWPNHPAYDVMSQLQFCLTTVGANTAELGSLGIPMMVLLPTQKLEVMKAWDGIPGLLANLPLVGDGLARVINRAVLRQIYKEGRLFAWPNIWAKRQVVPELIGPLKPQAIGAQVVSYLDNPEALRTMRQELRSVRGAAGASARLAAMVLEELRSSYSTDAST, from the coding sequence ATGAGCATTGACCCCATGACCTCCCCAGCGGCCCCCCCCAGCGATATTTTGATTCTCTCCAACGGGCCGGGGGAAATTTCAACCTGGGTGCGCCCGGTGGTGCTGGCCCTGAGGGAAAAGCTGGCCGAGCCTAGTCAAGTGCGCATTTCTGTGGTGCTGTCGCCCTGCGCCAACGCCTCGGGGCGCGAGACCGAGATGGCCCGTCGCCTGCCGGGGGTCGATCGCGTCCAGGGGCCAGAGCATTTCTTCTCCTTTTTGCTGTCCTGCAAAACGGCGGCAAACTGGGACTGGCACCCCCACGGCGTGGTGCTGTTTTTAGGCGGCGACCAGATCTATCCGGTGGTGATTGGCAAGCGCCTGGGCTACCGCACCGTCATCTACGCCGAGTGGGAAGCCCGCTGGCACCGCTGGATCGATCGCTTTGGCTGTATGACCGCCAATATTGTGGCGGCGGCCCCCGACGAGTTTCGCAGCAAATGCGAGGTAATTGGCGACCTAATGGCCGATGTGCAGGCCGATAGGCAGGCTCAGCAGGCCGTGGGCGATCGCCTGGGCCTGCGCTCCGACCACGAGCTAATTGGCATCATGCCTGGATCTAAAAAAAATAAGCTCAGCGTGGGCCTGCCCTTTTGCCTGGGGATCGCGGAGACCATTCACCAGCTGCGACCCCAGACGCAGTTTGTCATTCCGGTTGCGCCCATGCTGTCGCTCGACGCCCTGGCCCAGTTTGCCGATGCCGCCCAAAACCCAGATATTCGTCTGTTTGAGGGGGCGACCACGGCGGAGCTGATTGAGACTGGGGCCGCCCTGCCGCGTCTGCGTACCCCGAGCGGTCTAGAGGTGCTGCTGTGGCCCAACCACCCCGCCTACGACGTGATGAGCCAGCTCCAGTTTTGCCTCACTACCGTGGGGGCCAACACCGCTGAGTTGGGTTCCCTGGGCATTCCGATGATGGTGTTGCTGCCCACTCAAAAGCTGGAGGTGATGAAAGCCTGGGACGGCATTCCGGGGCTGCTGGCCAACCTGCCCCTGGTGGGGGATGGCCTGGCCAGAGTGATTAACCGGGCAGTTCTGCGGCAGATATATAAGGAGGGGCGGCTGTTTGCCTGGCCCAACATCTGGGCGAAACGCCAGGTGGTGCCCGAGCTGATTGGCCCGCTCAAGCCCCAAGCCATAGGAGCGCAGGTGGTGAGCTACCTGGACAATCCAGAGGCGCTCAGGACGATGCGGCAGGAGCTGCGATCGGTGCGGGGCGCGGCGGGGGCCTCAGCCAGGCTGGCGGCGATGGTGCTCGAAGAGCTAAGGTCGTCGTACTCAACCGACGCGAGCACCTAA
- a CDS encoding SpoIID/LytB domain-containing protein — translation MRERWKARLPKLRPVQLKSVRLTPPNTRPLWWSKLGSKEMFSWAQGDQSTRLKVFGGLAFAGLLLVQVASPLGGRSSARPGDLEPALWQTTGMVRQSIVDLYRARRLLVQATPPPEAEAAPAPAAAPAPATRATAPAPAPAANAGAGRSLPQPSAPPVPSGAASVAFDPGKTIDTNLEMRVAIAKNASSLEVATSVDGYLMDLGGQNYCNLPAQSSLVLKPQGSGMAVGNCTLSSTAWLEPGEGGYVFVGDSWYKGRVLMITDGSGLMAVNFVLMHDYLSSVVGSEMYVNWPLEALKAQAVAARSYALVHHVRHAKRAYDLDNTQRYQAYLGIAKETNTTQAAVTATTGEFISHNGGIVESLYAASDAIVQAAHGGNGMSQTGAMELASKGYSYTQILGNYYPGTSLSRLVVE, via the coding sequence ATGAGAGAACGCTGGAAAGCTCGGCTGCCAAAGCTCAGGCCAGTACAACTCAAATCTGTCAGGCTGACGCCGCCCAATACCAGGCCGCTGTGGTGGTCAAAGCTGGGCTCTAAAGAAATGTTCTCCTGGGCACAGGGAGACCAAAGCACCCGGCTCAAGGTCTTTGGCGGTCTCGCTTTTGCCGGTCTGCTGCTAGTGCAGGTAGCGTCTCCCCTGGGGGGGCGCAGCAGCGCCAGGCCCGGCGATCTAGAGCCCGCCCTGTGGCAGACCACAGGTATGGTGCGGCAGTCTATCGTCGATCTCTATCGGGCGCGGCGCTTGCTGGTGCAGGCCACACCCCCGCCCGAGGCGGAGGCCGCCCCCGCTCCGGCAGCGGCTCCGGCCCCAGCAACTCGGGCGACGGCTCCGGCTCCTGCCCCGGCGGCTAACGCAGGGGCAGGGCGATCGCTCCCTCAGCCCTCGGCCCCTCCTGTGCCCAGTGGGGCTGCCAGCGTGGCCTTTGACCCAGGCAAAACCATCGATACCAACCTGGAGATGCGGGTGGCGATCGCCAAAAATGCCTCCAGTCTTGAGGTGGCTACCTCCGTAGACGGCTACCTGATGGATTTAGGCGGCCAGAACTACTGCAACCTGCCCGCCCAGAGCAGCCTGGTGCTCAAACCCCAGGGGTCTGGTATGGCCGTTGGCAACTGCACCCTCAGCAGCACCGCCTGGCTAGAGCCGGGCGAAGGCGGCTACGTTTTTGTCGGCGATAGCTGGTACAAGGGTCGCGTGCTGATGATCACCGACGGCTCAGGCCTGATGGCCGTGAACTTTGTGCTGATGCACGACTACCTCAGCAGCGTGGTCGGCAGCGAGATGTACGTCAACTGGCCCTTAGAGGCGCTCAAGGCCCAGGCGGTAGCGGCCCGCTCCTACGCCCTGGTGCACCATGTCCGCCACGCCAAGCGCGCCTACGACCTCGACAACACCCAGCGCTACCAGGCCTACCTGGGTATTGCCAAAGAGACCAACACCACCCAGGCGGCGGTCACCGCCACCACGGGGGAGTTTATCAGCCACAACGGCGGCATTGTCGAATCGCTCTATGCGGCGTCCGATGCGATCGTACAGGCGGCCCACGGCGGCAACGGCATGAGCCAAACTGGCGCAATGGAACTGGCCTCTAAGGGCTACAGCTACACCCAAATTTTAGGCAACTACTACCCCGGTACCAGCCTCTCCCGCCTCGTGGTGGAGTAG
- a CDS encoding NfeD family protein, protein MTTLNTTLRTVLESKLYPGVGVIHSVVQPGLEWTVRVNGVYWTARAALAVYSFQAGDAIRPIDRQGNTLLIEPA, encoded by the coding sequence ATGACTACCTTGAACACAACGCTGAGAACTGTTCTAGAAAGCAAGCTTTACCCCGGCGTTGGGGTAATTCATTCTGTGGTGCAGCCGGGTTTAGAGTGGACTGTGCGGGTCAACGGCGTATACTGGACAGCCCGCGCCGCCCTGGCTGTCTACAGCTTTCAGGCGGGCGATGCCATTCGCCCCATCGATCGCCAGGGCAACACCCTGCTGATTGAACCGGCCTAA
- a CDS encoding nuclear transport factor 2 family protein codes for MAGDRELVLAANQAFYRSFEKKDIEAMEAVWSKGMGCLCIHPGRDALKGWNDIREAWVRIFDNTSYLEIDTDILTVEISGDLAYVVLIENVLQISGGEASTDRFGSRRLEARSMATNGFERMAGQWYMIHHHGSPVVD; via the coding sequence ATGGCTGGCGATCGCGAACTGGTCTTGGCCGCAAACCAGGCTTTCTACCGCTCCTTCGAGAAAAAAGATATCGAAGCCATGGAGGCGGTCTGGTCGAAGGGCATGGGCTGCCTCTGCATTCACCCCGGGCGCGACGCCCTCAAGGGCTGGAACGACATCCGCGAAGCCTGGGTTCGCATCTTTGACAACACCAGCTACCTCGAAATCGACACCGACATTCTCACCGTGGAGATCAGCGGCGACCTGGCCTACGTGGTGCTGATTGAGAACGTGCTGCAAATCAGCGGCGGCGAGGCCAGCACCGATCGCTTTGGCAGTCGCCGCCTGGAGGCCCGATCGATGGCCACCAACGGGTTTGAGCGCATGGCGGGGCAGTGGTACATGATTCACCACCACGGCAGCCCGGTGGTCGATTGA
- a CDS encoding SDR family oxidoreductase, whose translation MIFHGKTALITGASRGIGRAIAHALARQGVQRILLVARNAQRLEVVAAEVRQLGAEAIVLPVDLTDPIAANVVIARAWQHHGPVHLLVNCAGVAHQAPFLQAKLPQVQSEISTNLIGLYTVTRLIARRMATRREGCIVNVSSLMGKVAAPTMATYSATKFAIVGFTQALRGELAPHRVRVVALLPSLTDTDMVKGFERFRGVRPSTPEQVAEALIQGLNRGQSEILVGWQSHAVVWAQRVVPWLVNSMVQVLAPSQPAPTRQHPVRSLQ comes from the coding sequence ATGATTTTTCACGGTAAAACCGCTTTGATTACTGGGGCATCACGCGGCATTGGCCGCGCCATTGCCCATGCCCTGGCCCGCCAGGGTGTGCAGCGCATTTTGCTAGTCGCCCGCAACGCCCAGCGCTTAGAGGTTGTAGCAGCCGAGGTGCGTCAGCTGGGGGCCGAAGCCATCGTTTTGCCCGTAGACCTGACCGACCCGATCGCCGCCAATGTGGTGATTGCCCGCGCCTGGCAGCACCACGGCCCGGTACACCTGCTGGTGAACTGTGCGGGGGTGGCCCACCAGGCCCCGTTTTTGCAGGCCAAGCTGCCCCAGGTGCAGTCTGAGATTTCGACCAACTTGATTGGGCTGTACACCGTCACCCGCCTGATTGCCCGCCGCATGGCAACGCGCCGGGAGGGCTGTATTGTCAACGTGTCGAGCCTGATGGGCAAGGTGGCGGCCCCGACCATGGCCACCTACTCAGCCACTAAGTTTGCGATCGTAGGCTTTACCCAGGCGCTGCGGGGCGAACTGGCTCCCCACCGGGTGCGGGTGGTAGCCCTGCTGCCCTCGCTGACTGACACCGACATGGTGAAAGGGTTTGAGCGATTTCGCGGCGTGCGGCCCTCGACCCCCGAGCAGGTGGCTGAAGCCCTGATCCAGGGGTTGAACCGGGGGCAGTCTGAAATTTTGGTGGGCTGGCAGAGCCACGCGGTGGTGTGGGCCCAGCGGGTAGTGCCCTGGCTGGTCAATTCTATGGTGCAGGTGTTGGCTCCCTCCCAGCCAGCCCCGACTCGCCAGCATCCGGTGCGATCGCTCCAGTAG
- a CDS encoding sensor histidine kinase KdpD, with protein MPYSAAENLRQNSKKIMKIWEERARKEVSASVHQDSLALQNSLPLYLEQLADALSPQSEKNPAQIAKIHTESVRIGKRHGHERAGYADYTVSQLILEYHILRQVVFQVLEVETPLAARERDIIVDSIEQAVNDAATQFSTTLRDIQEMFIVTLTHDLRGPVNVVKMGTQLILRRLERSDAHLDIAVRMVSAIDRMDAMIQNLLDASRLRAGQGLNLEFEECNLNHILKEIVEDLNFSYGERFVIVADEAVTISCCRKQLRRVIENLANNAVKYGTSNTPITFTLRQSKTRVSLAIHNEGEPISPETQAILFQQFRRAVSSKEKNGWGLGLFLAKNIVEAHHGTILVESAEGKGTSFIIELPNLADS; from the coding sequence ATGCCCTATTCAGCAGCCGAAAATCTTAGGCAAAACTCTAAAAAGATTATGAAAATTTGGGAGGAGCGCGCTCGGAAGGAGGTCAGCGCTTCCGTTCATCAAGACTCCTTGGCTTTGCAAAATTCTTTGCCTCTCTATCTAGAGCAGCTCGCCGATGCCCTCTCTCCCCAAAGCGAAAAAAACCCCGCCCAGATTGCCAAAATTCACACAGAAAGTGTTCGCATCGGCAAGCGCCACGGCCACGAGCGGGCGGGGTATGCCGACTACACCGTGAGCCAACTCATCCTCGAATACCACATCTTACGTCAGGTCGTATTTCAGGTTTTAGAAGTAGAGACTCCCCTGGCGGCGCGGGAACGAGACATTATCGTCGATTCCATTGAGCAGGCCGTGAATGATGCCGCCACTCAATTTTCGACTACGCTAAGGGATATTCAAGAAATGTTTATAGTGACATTAACCCACGACCTCAGGGGGCCGGTTAATGTGGTCAAAATGGGTACCCAGCTCATCCTGCGTCGATTGGAGCGAAGTGACGCCCACCTGGATATCGCAGTTAGAATGGTCAGTGCGATCGACCGCATGGACGCGATGATTCAAAACCTGCTGGATGCCAGTCGGCTGCGGGCGGGGCAGGGTCTAAATCTAGAATTTGAAGAGTGTAATCTAAATCACATACTCAAAGAAATTGTAGAAGATTTAAACTTTTCCTACGGTGAGCGTTTTGTCATCGTAGCTGATGAAGCGGTGACCATTAGCTGTTGCCGAAAACAGCTGCGGCGGGTGATTGAAAATCTGGCCAACAACGCCGTAAAGTACGGCACATCTAATACCCCAATCACCTTCACCCTGCGGCAGTCAAAGACCAGAGTCTCCCTGGCTATTCACAACGAGGGCGAGCCCATTTCGCCGGAAACCCAGGCGATTTTATTTCAGCAGTTTCGGCGCGCCGTCTCCTCAAAAGAAAAAAACGGATGGGGGCTAGGCCTGTTTTTAGCCAAGAACATAGTTGAAGCCCACCATGGCACAATCTTAGTTGAGAGTGCCGAGGGCAAAGGCACTAGCTTTATTATCGAGCTGCCTAATCTTGCAGATAGCTGA
- a CDS encoding sensor histidine kinase, with protein sequence MVDEKPRPTGPLAPLQKRLALAHPQPSPRSSGGQALSLRWYLVLLVAGTLLPVVLFASAIVLRLSNQERAASERLMLREARNLATTLEGEFASTTRTLQALAASEQLYQGNLEGFRSEAKRLSATQATWLTTILLSPDGQPLLNSQHALSRPLSADNEPESLERLVETRQPTVGNLSPGQLGHKFTFPVRVPVIHQGELRYVLTAVMTPEAIATFVVAQLPVEGEWTRVIVDGQGIVAARTRNPERFVGQRGTPPFLRQINAAREGVYQDTTLDGVKVYVAFSQIKNTSWTVAVTVPVRVIQTPVRRAMGLLIGSGLAVLVASGTGAFLLSRQMSRSITKAAVAAEALAKGEYPQVSKLSIREMVLLGQSLEFAANLLSQRERERTEHLLRAEAAREEAEAANRTKDEFLAVLSHELRTPLNPILGWANLLRTGTLDAEKTAFALETIERNAKLQTQLIEDLLDVTRILQGKVILNRQPVSLAAIIEAAIETVRLTAEAKSIAIHRAFDPTVGKVLGDPTRLQQVVWNLLSNAVKFTDQGGEIVITLSQADTQAQIQVSDTGKGIHASFLPHVFEYFRQEDGTTTRKFGGLGLGLAIVQHLVKLHGGAVQADSPGEGQGATFTVKLPLL encoded by the coding sequence ATGGTAGACGAAAAGCCCAGACCGACTGGCCCCCTAGCCCCGCTCCAGAAGCGCCTTGCCCTAGCTCACCCCCAGCCCAGCCCAAGGTCGTCGGGGGGCCAAGCGCTTTCGCTGAGATGGTACCTCGTCCTTCTGGTGGCGGGGACGCTGCTGCCGGTTGTGCTGTTTGCCAGTGCGATTGTCCTGCGGCTGTCAAACCAGGAACGGGCTGCCTCAGAGCGTCTGATGCTCCGAGAGGCCCGCAACCTGGCTACCACCCTAGAGGGCGAATTTGCCAGCACAACTCGAACCCTCCAGGCCCTGGCGGCCTCTGAACAGCTTTACCAAGGGAACCTGGAGGGCTTTCGTAGCGAGGCGAAGCGGCTGAGCGCCACCCAGGCCACCTGGCTGACCACCATTTTGCTGTCCCCCGACGGGCAGCCGCTGCTCAACAGTCAGCACGCCCTGAGTCGGCCCCTGAGCGCTGACAATGAGCCCGAGAGCCTGGAGCGACTGGTCGAAACCCGCCAGCCCACGGTGGGCAATCTGAGCCCAGGGCAGCTGGGCCACAAGTTTACGTTTCCGGTGCGGGTGCCCGTCATCCACCAGGGCGAGCTGCGGTATGTTTTGACGGCTGTGATGACGCCGGAGGCCATCGCTACCTTTGTGGTGGCCCAGCTTCCGGTCGAGGGCGAATGGACTCGCGTCATCGTCGATGGTCAGGGGATTGTGGCGGCCCGCACCCGCAATCCCGAGCGGTTTGTGGGGCAGCGGGGGACACCCCCGTTTTTAAGGCAAATCAATGCGGCGAGGGAGGGGGTCTACCAAGATACGACCCTCGATGGCGTCAAAGTCTATGTCGCCTTCAGTCAGATCAAAAATACCTCCTGGACGGTGGCAGTCACTGTACCGGTGCGGGTGATTCAGACCCCTGTGCGCCGGGCGATGGGGCTGTTGATTGGCTCAGGCCTGGCTGTGCTGGTGGCGAGCGGCACGGGGGCCTTTTTGCTGTCGCGCCAGATGTCTCGCAGCATTACCAAGGCGGCGGTGGCGGCAGAAGCGTTGGCCAAGGGCGAGTATCCCCAGGTGAGCAAGCTCTCGATTAGAGAAATGGTTTTGCTGGGGCAGTCCCTTGAGTTTGCGGCCAACCTGCTGTCCCAGCGAGAGCGCGAACGCACCGAACATCTCCTGCGGGCGGAGGCGGCCAGAGAAGAAGCCGAGGCGGCCAACCGCACTAAAGATGAGTTTTTAGCGGTGTTGTCCCACGAGTTGCGCACGCCGCTGAACCCAATTTTGGGGTGGGCCAATCTGCTGCGCACAGGGACTCTAGATGCGGAAAAAACCGCCTTTGCCCTGGAGACAATTGAGCGCAATGCCAAACTGCAAACCCAGCTCATTGAAGACCTGCTGGATGTGACCCGCATCCTGCAGGGCAAGGTGATTCTCAATCGGCAGCCCGTCAGTTTAGCCGCAATTATTGAAGCCGCCATAGAAACGGTGCGCTTGACGGCAGAAGCCAAGTCCATTGCTATCCACAGAGCCTTTGACCCGACGGTTGGCAAAGTTTTGGGCGATCCTACCCGGCTGCAGCAGGTGGTTTGGAACTTGCTCAGCAATGCCGTGAAGTTCACCGATCAAGGGGGGGAGATTGTGATTACTCTGTCGCAGGCTGATACCCAGGCGCAAATTCAAGTCAGCGACACGGGCAAGGGAATTCACGCCAGCTTTCTCCCCCACGTTTTTGAGTACTTTCGCCAGGAGGATGGCACGACGACCCGCAAGTTTGGCGGTTTGGGCCTGGGCCTGGCGATCGTTCAACACCTGGTCAAACTGCACGGCGGTGCGGTGCAGGCCGACAGCCCCGGCGAAGGCCAAGGAGCGACCTTTACGGTAAAGCTGCCGCTGCTGTAG
- a CDS encoding Fur family transcriptional regulator: MDDRAAINKPIASLDDAIERCQALGMRLSRQRRYILELLWQHQGHLSAREIYDRLNQQGREIGHTSVYQNLDALSEQGIIECVERADGRLYGHLSDSHSHVNCLDTNEIIDVEVTLPPDLIQQIEARTGVTITDYRIDFFGTTTR; this comes from the coding sequence ATGGATGATCGAGCTGCTATCAACAAGCCCATCGCTTCTTTGGATGATGCCATTGAGCGCTGCCAGGCCCTTGGCATGCGGCTGAGTCGGCAGCGCCGCTACATCCTAGAACTGCTGTGGCAGCACCAGGGCCACCTCTCGGCCCGCGAAATCTACGATCGCCTCAATCAGCAGGGCCGCGAAATCGGCCACACCTCCGTCTATCAAAACCTCGACGCCCTCTCCGAGCAGGGCATTATCGAATGCGTTGAGCGGGCCGACGGTCGGCTCTACGGCCATCTGAGCGATTCCCACAGCCACGTCAACTGCCTCGACACTAACGAGATTATTGATGTTGAGGTCACCCTGCCCCCCGATCTGATCCAGCAGATCGAAGCCCGCACGGGGGTGACGATCACCGACTACCGCATCGACTTTTTTGGCACCACCACCCGGTAG